One part of the Mesorhizobium sp. M4B.F.Ca.ET.058.02.1.1 genome encodes these proteins:
- a CDS encoding ABC transporter substrate-binding protein, whose protein sequence is MTNTKKHTIDSLADRARRGEISRRQFAQIAGLVLAGTPLLMRSTGAFAAAKELVLVNWGGDAITAYDAAYGQAFTKDTGITVKMDGSGPTEGAIAAQFKSGAPTWDLVDVDPFSAITLGAQGMLEPIDYTVVDKKKMREGFGWEYAASTYFFSYVIAYDSEKYGSNAPTGMADFFDVKKFPGKRSLYKWGVSSWEAALLADGIAPASLYPLDLKRAHDKIAAFKENVVAYWGGGAESQSVLLNGEASMAIVWSTRASLIEQDSGGKIKFIWDQGLISPGALAVLKNNPGGKDAAMKFIASAQDPQKQLVMFDKLGQGPANPAADALIPADKKRINPVDPENMKKQIALDMEWYAKNYGAALDEYTKIISA, encoded by the coding sequence ATGACCAATACCAAGAAACACACAATCGACTCCCTTGCCGACAGGGCAAGGCGCGGCGAGATCTCGCGCCGCCAGTTCGCGCAGATCGCCGGGCTCGTGCTGGCCGGCACGCCGCTGCTCATGCGCTCGACCGGCGCCTTCGCCGCGGCGAAGGAACTGGTGCTGGTGAACTGGGGCGGTGACGCCATCACCGCCTATGACGCCGCCTACGGCCAGGCCTTCACCAAGGATACCGGCATCACCGTCAAGATGGACGGCTCGGGCCCGACCGAAGGCGCGATCGCGGCGCAGTTCAAGAGCGGCGCCCCGACCTGGGACCTCGTCGACGTCGATCCGTTCTCGGCGATCACGCTGGGCGCGCAAGGCATGCTCGAGCCGATCGACTACACGGTCGTCGACAAGAAGAAGATGCGCGAGGGTTTCGGCTGGGAATACGCCGCCTCGACCTATTTCTTTTCCTATGTGATCGCATACGACTCGGAGAAATACGGCAGCAACGCGCCGACCGGCATGGCCGATTTCTTCGACGTGAAGAAATTCCCCGGCAAGCGCTCGCTCTACAAATGGGGCGTGTCGAGCTGGGAGGCCGCACTTCTCGCCGACGGCATCGCGCCGGCTTCGCTCTACCCGCTCGATCTAAAGCGGGCGCATGACAAGATCGCCGCCTTCAAGGAGAACGTTGTCGCCTATTGGGGCGGCGGCGCCGAGAGCCAGAGCGTGCTGCTCAACGGCGAAGCTTCGATGGCGATCGTGTGGTCGACGCGCGCCTCGCTGATCGAGCAGGACTCCGGCGGCAAGATCAAGTTCATCTGGGACCAAGGCCTGATCTCGCCCGGCGCGCTCGCGGTGCTCAAGAACAATCCCGGCGGCAAGGACGCTGCGATGAAGTTCATCGCCAGCGCGCAGGACCCGCAAAAGCAGCTGGTCATGTTCGACAAGCTCGGACAGGGCCCGGCCAATCCGGCCGCCGACGCGCTGATCCCCGCCGACAAGAAGCGCATCAACCCGGTCGACCCCGAGAATATGAAGAAGCAGATAGCGCTCGACATGGAGTGGTACGCCAAGAACTACGGCGCGGCGCTCGACGAATACACCAAGATCATCTCCGCCTGA
- a CDS encoding ABC transporter permease: MRGTLSDRTGAALLMAPLLLFLVLAYAWPFLGVVKWSFTLPTPGLDQYSALATDPLVQSVFIRTLRIALIVTLVSVTAAYAITVVWVRGSPVQGVIAEFCILVPFWISVLTRAFGWVALLSNRGLINTWLQSIGFISEPLALVRNEFGVIVGMTHFLIPFAVFPLASAMRSLDERVLLAARGLGSSRMRTFWTVFVPMTRSGIIGSAMIVFVFSLGFFVTPAILGGGRSVMIAELIYLRIFQSPDWGLGAAISVVLVVFVGALMALLFRSVKPKQLV, from the coding sequence ATGAGAGGCACCCTCTCCGACAGGACAGGCGCGGCGCTGTTGATGGCGCCGCTGCTCCTGTTCCTGGTCCTTGCGTATGCCTGGCCGTTCCTCGGCGTGGTGAAGTGGAGCTTCACCTTGCCGACGCCGGGGCTCGACCAATATAGCGCGCTCGCGACCGACCCGCTGGTGCAGTCGGTGTTCATCCGCACGTTGCGCATCGCGCTCATCGTCACGCTGGTGTCGGTCACCGCCGCCTATGCCATCACCGTTGTATGGGTGCGCGGCAGCCCGGTGCAGGGCGTGATTGCCGAGTTCTGCATCCTGGTGCCGTTCTGGATCTCGGTGCTGACGCGCGCCTTCGGCTGGGTGGCGCTGCTCTCCAACCGCGGCCTGATCAACACCTGGCTGCAATCGATCGGCTTCATCTCCGAGCCGCTGGCACTTGTGCGCAACGAATTCGGCGTCATCGTCGGCATGACGCACTTCCTCATCCCGTTCGCGGTGTTTCCGCTGGCGTCGGCCATGCGCAGCCTCGATGAGCGCGTGCTGCTCGCGGCGCGGGGGCTGGGTTCCAGCCGCATGCGCACCTTCTGGACGGTGTTCGTGCCGATGACGCGCTCCGGCATCATCGGCTCGGCGATGATCGTCTTCGTCTTCTCGCTGGGCTTCTTCGTCACGCCGGCAATCCTCGGCGGCGGGCGCAGCGTGATGATCGCCGAACTGATCTATCTCAGGATCTTCCAGAGCCCGGATTGGGGACTGGGGGCGGCGATCAGCGTCGTGCTGGTGGTCTTCGTCGGCGCGCTGATGGCGCTGCTCTTCCGCTCCGTCAAACCGAAGCAATTGGTGTAG
- a CDS encoding ABC transporter permease: protein MPTYRPGPISLILAVLVALFLLLPLLAVIPVSLTPSRMLAMPSGELSLRHYRALYEDPRWIDAILLSIRIGVVSSAISTVLALCFSLGVWMFQPRFSAALVGFVLLPMVVPPVVSAITLYFLLTSISGMSSFFGYDTWLGVAMAHSVMTVPFATVLILVSLSQLDRRIDLAARGLGASVWERATRVIMPNIRFGIVTAALLSFVLSWEEIGVTLFITSVNAITLPRLMWMGLRDNIDPAIAALSVILIIITVLVLAVRSLVTRQRGAR from the coding sequence ATGCCGACCTACCGCCCCGGCCCCATCTCGCTGATCCTCGCCGTGCTGGTGGCGCTGTTCCTGCTTCTGCCGCTGCTTGCCGTCATCCCGGTGTCGCTGACGCCGAGCCGGATGCTGGCGATGCCGTCGGGCGAGCTGTCGCTGCGCCACTACCGGGCGCTCTACGAGGATCCGCGCTGGATCGACGCCATCCTGCTGTCGATCCGGATCGGCGTGGTCAGCAGCGCCATCTCGACGGTGTTGGCGCTCTGCTTCAGCCTCGGCGTCTGGATGTTCCAGCCGCGCTTCAGCGCGGCCCTTGTCGGCTTTGTGCTGCTGCCGATGGTGGTGCCGCCGGTGGTCTCGGCGATCACGCTCTACTTCCTGCTCACCTCGATCTCGGGGATGAGCTCGTTCTTCGGCTACGACACCTGGCTCGGCGTCGCCATGGCGCACTCGGTGATGACGGTACCCTTCGCGACCGTGCTGATCCTGGTCTCGCTCAGCCAGCTCGACCGCCGCATCGACCTTGCCGCGCGCGGGCTTGGCGCCAGTGTGTGGGAGCGCGCGACGCGTGTCATCATGCCCAACATCAGGTTCGGCATCGTCACCGCCGCGCTGCTATCCTTCGTGCTCTCCTGGGAAGAGATCGGCGTGACGCTGTTCATCACCTCGGTCAACGCCATAACCTTGCCCCGCCTGATGTGGATGGGCCTGCGCGACAATATCGACCCGGCGATTGCAGCGCTCTCGGTGATCCTGATCATCATCACGGTGCTGGTGCTTGCGGTGAGGAGCCTGGTGACCAGGCAGCGCGGAGCGCGCTAG
- a CDS encoding SDR family NAD(P)-dependent oxidoreductase, giving the protein MSVTYDFAGRTAIVTGGARGIGRAIASKLALSGADVWIWDIEPVELEGTRSLSVDVTKRDSVMEALSLMDTTEIDILVNNAGWLGSYKPFEEFEPAEWQRILQVNLLGTFEVTHRVLPLMRQAGKGRIVNMGSLAGKEGLPSLAAYSAASAGVIAFTKALSREVSDTDIRVNCIAPGPIDTRLIRDLGNETVDSMISASPLKRLGDPNEVAALVVWLCSDASAFNTGAVFDMSGGRARY; this is encoded by the coding sequence ATGTCGGTGACTTACGACTTTGCCGGCCGAACAGCCATCGTCACAGGTGGCGCCCGTGGCATCGGTCGAGCGATAGCCAGTAAGCTCGCATTGAGTGGTGCGGACGTTTGGATCTGGGATATCGAGCCTGTCGAACTGGAAGGCACACGCTCCCTTTCGGTGGACGTGACGAAACGCGATAGCGTCATGGAAGCGCTAAGCCTTATGGACACGACCGAAATCGACATTCTCGTGAACAATGCGGGGTGGCTGGGCAGCTACAAGCCGTTCGAGGAATTCGAACCGGCCGAATGGCAGCGAATCCTGCAGGTCAACCTTCTTGGCACGTTCGAAGTTACGCATCGGGTGCTGCCGCTTATGCGACAAGCGGGCAAGGGTCGGATCGTCAACATGGGATCGCTTGCCGGTAAAGAGGGACTGCCGAGCCTTGCGGCCTATTCCGCAGCCAGCGCCGGCGTCATCGCTTTCACCAAAGCGCTGTCGCGTGAGGTCAGCGACACCGATATCCGCGTCAACTGCATCGCTCCGGGTCCGATCGATACCCGCCTGATCCGGGACCTCGGCAACGAGACCGTCGACTCAATGATATCGGCAAGTCCGCTCAAGCGACTCGGCGATCCGAACGAGGTCGCGGCGCTGGTTGTATGGCTTTGCTCAGATGCGAGCGCGTTCAACACCGGCGCTGTTTTCGACATGTCCGGCGGCCGAGCCCGATACTAG
- a CDS encoding ATP-binding protein translates to MSGLQAYTCTPRQIRRFIIRCMRARRVPFIKSSPAMGKSAIVASVADEYGLFLIDHRLSTSAPEDLSGLPHFLANGTAAFAPFDTFPTEDTPLPEGKQGWLLFLDEFNSASKAVQAAAYKLVLDRMVGLKKLHPRVVIVCAGNLASDRAIVNPIGTAMQSRLIHLKMVLSHDEFMEDVAFAKGWDNRIIAFLNFNKGALHDFRPDHNDETFCSPRTWEFMNDLIQGEEVREEDAALYAGTITSGTAVEFITFTKVFNELPKIQNIVKDPLGTDLPKDSSTKWAVITHLADQANDDNFGAITEYVARLGGDYRILFFRGLRIRKPELQKHPAFRKALVELSRYFHDDVPAAA, encoded by the coding sequence ATGTCTGGTCTTCAAGCCTATACCTGCACGCCGCGGCAGATTCGCCGCTTCATCATCCGCTGCATGCGAGCCCGCCGGGTTCCGTTCATCAAGTCCTCGCCGGCCATGGGCAAGAGCGCCATTGTCGCCTCGGTCGCTGATGAATATGGCCTCTTCCTGATCGACCATCGCCTGTCGACTTCGGCGCCGGAAGATCTGTCGGGCCTGCCCCACTTCCTGGCCAACGGGACGGCCGCCTTTGCGCCGTTCGACACGTTCCCAACGGAAGACACCCCGCTGCCGGAAGGCAAGCAGGGCTGGCTGCTGTTCCTGGACGAGTTCAACTCGGCCTCGAAGGCAGTCCAGGCTGCGGCTTACAAGCTGGTTCTCGACCGGATGGTCGGCCTCAAGAAGCTGCATCCCCGCGTCGTCATCGTCTGCGCCGGCAACCTGGCGTCGGACCGAGCCATCGTCAATCCGATCGGCACGGCCATGCAGTCCCGCCTGATCCACCTCAAGATGGTCCTCAGCCATGACGAGTTCATGGAAGACGTGGCCTTCGCTAAGGGGTGGGACAACCGGATCATCGCCTTCCTCAACTTCAACAAGGGCGCCCTGCACGACTTCCGGCCCGACCACAACGACGAGACGTTCTGTTCGCCCCGCACCTGGGAGTTCATGAACGACCTCATCCAGGGCGAGGAAGTCCGCGAGGAAGACGCAGCTCTCTATGCCGGCACCATCACCTCCGGCACGGCGGTCGAGTTCATCACCTTCACCAAGGTGTTCAACGAGCTGCCGAAGATCCAGAACATCGTCAAGGACCCGCTCGGCACCGATCTGCCGAAGGATTCCTCGACCAAGTGGGCAGTCATCACCCACCTGGCTGACCAGGCCAATGACGACAATTTCGGTGCGATCACCGAATACGTCGCCAGGCTCGGCGGTGATTACCGGATCCTGTTCTTCCGCGGCCTGCGCATCAGGAAGCCCGAGCTGCAGAAGCATCCGGCTTTCCGCAAGGCGCTCGTCGAACTCTCGAGGTATTTCCATGACGACGTCCCAGCAGCTGCCTGA
- a CDS encoding VWA-like domain-containing protein: MTTSQQLPDIDYYALDRMFDKTKSKVFLGKSAAFLGSIMCSMNFSWVNDIETACTNGISLMWNPYFYLAIPEETQATILVHELKHPARLDMLRRGSRDPELWNYAADIAINNELIRDGYSFKGLKPWFNFDYEGWITEDIYDDLYAKEQALIQQMGGPGAFIGGPLPSIIPSPWLVNPKTNKWDKKGDLVEPDETDVNRALAHKVLNTVVAASHQANLAGEQLPGEVELTLKRFLQPKLPWETILFNFFNELAKCDYSWARPNRRYQDVYLPSLQDEDGGLDHIAYFLDVSGSISEGDIIRFHSEFKYVKEHFEPEKMTMLQFDTGITKTEVFLKEDPFEESHIIGRGGTSLVPVRQWIIDNKPTAVVVFSDLQCTPMEALPPGVNVPIIWVALNNAGAKVNQGQLVHLRE; the protein is encoded by the coding sequence ATGACGACGTCCCAGCAGCTGCCTGACATCGACTACTACGCCCTCGACCGGATGTTCGATAAGACCAAGTCCAAGGTGTTCCTGGGGAAAAGCGCTGCTTTCCTCGGGAGCATCATGTGCTCGATGAACTTTTCCTGGGTCAACGACATCGAGACGGCCTGCACCAACGGCATCAGCCTGATGTGGAACCCGTATTTCTATCTGGCCATCCCGGAAGAGACACAGGCCACCATCCTGGTTCACGAGCTCAAGCATCCGGCCCGCCTGGACATGCTGCGCCGTGGATCCAGGGATCCGGAGCTCTGGAACTATGCGGCCGACATCGCGATCAACAACGAGCTGATCCGGGACGGCTACTCGTTCAAGGGCCTCAAGCCCTGGTTCAACTTCGACTACGAGGGCTGGATCACCGAGGACATCTACGATGACCTCTATGCCAAGGAACAGGCCCTAATCCAGCAGATGGGCGGCCCGGGCGCCTTCATCGGTGGCCCGTTGCCGAGCATCATCCCGTCCCCATGGCTGGTCAACCCGAAGACCAACAAGTGGGACAAGAAAGGTGACCTGGTCGAACCAGATGAAACAGACGTCAACCGTGCCCTGGCCCACAAGGTCCTCAACACGGTCGTGGCTGCTAGTCACCAGGCAAACCTGGCCGGCGAGCAGCTGCCGGGCGAGGTCGAGCTGACGTTGAAGCGTTTCCTGCAGCCCAAGCTGCCGTGGGAGACGATCCTGTTCAACTTCTTCAACGAGCTCGCCAAGTGCGACTATTCCTGGGCTCGTCCTAACCGGAGGTATCAAGACGTGTATTTGCCCTCGCTGCAGGACGAAGACGGCGGTCTCGACCATATCGCCTACTTCCTCGACGTCTCTGGCTCGATCTCCGAAGGCGACATCATCCGTTTCCACTCGGAGTTCAAATACGTCAAGGAGCACTTCGAGCCCGAGAAGATGACGATGTTGCAATTCGACACGGGCATCACCAAGACGGAAGTCTTCCTCAAGGAGGATCCGTTCGAGGAGTCGCACATCATCGGCCGCGGTGGCACCTCCCTGGTTCCAGTGCGGCAGTGGATCATCGACAACAAGCCGACAGCCGTCGTCGTGTTCTCGGATCTGCAATGCACGCCCATGGAGGCCCTGCCTCCTGGCGTGAATGTCCCGATCATCTGGGTCGCCCTCAACAACGCCGGCGCCAAGGTGAACCAGGGACAGCTCGTCCATCTCAGGGAATAA
- a CDS encoding dCMP deaminase family protein encodes MDWRSYYYGFARHAAQKSKDSTQVGAVLVGPEGEIRLTGFNGPPRGVVDSDVRRTRPTKYLFASHAEANLIAFAAREGIRTKDCTVYVTHAPCAACARTLIQAGIKEIVVGTGAFGVAGSWSEENEAAAAMCREAGVKVINFVCQEAA; translated from the coding sequence ATGGACTGGCGGTCCTATTACTACGGCTTTGCCCGTCATGCGGCCCAGAAGTCGAAAGACTCGACCCAGGTCGGCGCCGTGCTCGTCGGGCCGGAAGGCGAGATTCGCCTGACCGGCTTCAATGGTCCTCCCCGCGGTGTCGTCGATTCTGACGTCCGCCGGACCCGGCCGACCAAATACCTCTTCGCCTCGCATGCTGAGGCCAATCTGATCGCTTTTGCGGCCCGGGAAGGCATCCGCACCAAGGACTGCACCGTCTACGTCACCCATGCGCCTTGTGCTGCCTGTGCCCGGACACTGATCCAGGCCGGCATCAAGGAGATCGTCGTCGGCACCGGTGCCTTCGGTGTTGCCGGCAGCTGGTCCGAGGAGAACGAGGCCGCTGCAGCCATGTGCCGTGAAGCCGGCGTCAAGGTCATCAACTTCGTCTGCCAGGAAGCAGCCTGA
- a CDS encoding helix-turn-helix domain-containing protein yields MAAPKNPYRAPVLTSNPVIQELDRIVRASNREQREIMGKAGVTNPAYASWKRGDFEPTLSSLQAIAGALGYQVALIPKESADA; encoded by the coding sequence ATGGCCGCCCCCAAGAATCCCTATCGGGCGCCAGTGCTCACCAGCAATCCGGTGATCCAGGAGCTCGACCGCATCGTCCGCGCCTCCAATCGCGAGCAGCGGGAGATCATGGGCAAAGCCGGCGTCACCAACCCTGCCTATGCCAGCTGGAAGCGTGGTGATTTCGAACCAACCCTGAGCAGCCTGCAAGCCATAGCCGGAGCGCTTGGCTACCAGGTCGCTCTCATCCCAAAGGAATCAGCCGATGCCTAA
- a CDS encoding FAD-dependent thymidylate synthase: protein MTTISAQTILRSRHSQRPDKVLSTLLLRYPRWIHAELMTHRQLSRNAASSRAIPVAKLIADVESDPAVPMHWGANQKGMQANAETDTKVSNWAFAGMGPKLANDRAWLQAKNTAVAAAKSFAKAGYHKQIVNRLLEPFAHITVLASATEWSNFIALRDHSAAEPHIQILAREIKRELDRTDNINHLLPGMWHLPFRTEEWGNQRLNGDEYEIALKREIARSVACCASTSYKTVDGFDMTYDRAIDLHDKLVGSTPLHASPAEHVAQADRWDPGSWGKEAIKDELGWENPEQHKNFVGFRQYRAMLPNECL, encoded by the coding sequence ATGACCACGATCTCAGCCCAAACCATCTTGCGGAGCCGCCACTCGCAGCGACCTGACAAAGTTCTCTCGACGCTCCTTCTGCGCTACCCGCGCTGGATCCACGCTGAGCTGATGACCCACCGTCAGCTCAGCCGCAACGCCGCCTCCTCCCGGGCGATTCCTGTTGCCAAGTTGATCGCTGATGTTGAGAGCGATCCGGCTGTGCCCATGCACTGGGGAGCGAACCAGAAGGGAATGCAGGCCAATGCGGAGACCGATACCAAGGTCTCCAATTGGGCCTTTGCCGGCATGGGACCGAAGCTCGCCAATGACAGAGCCTGGCTCCAGGCCAAGAATACAGCAGTTGCCGCGGCGAAGTCCTTTGCCAAGGCCGGCTATCACAAGCAGATCGTGAATCGGCTCCTGGAGCCTTTCGCCCACATTACCGTGCTTGCCTCGGCAACCGAGTGGTCGAACTTCATCGCGCTGCGGGACCATTCTGCAGCCGAACCGCATATCCAGATCCTGGCTCGTGAGATCAAGCGAGAGCTCGATCGGACGGACAACATCAACCATTTGCTGCCTGGCATGTGGCATCTGCCTTTCCGCACCGAAGAGTGGGGGAACCAGCGGCTGAACGGCGACGAGTACGAGATCGCTCTTAAGCGCGAGATCGCCCGCTCAGTCGCCTGCTGTGCCTCGACCTCCTACAAGACGGTCGATGGCTTCGACATGACCTATGACAGGGCCATCGATCTGCATGACAAGCTGGTCGGCTCCACGCCGCTACATGCTTCGCCAGCCGAACACGTCGCTCAGGCTGACCGGTGGGATCCAGGCAGCTGGGGCAAGGAGGCAATCAAGGATGAGCTCGGCTGGGAAAACCCTGAGCAGCATAAAAATTTCGTTGGATTTAGGCAGTATAGGGCCATGCTTCCAAATGAGTGTCTGTAA
- a CDS encoding H-NS histone family protein gives MSEQATGEAPTALTPRLVFDKALVEESVPAFLRKERGEPREPGDPEKPIVVQEPEVAAAVTEPVNHQSEDRLEDLVEAPAEITEEVSAPEADAEAREEDPIEGQNLDELSVEDLQRQQEEINRKIQEKRQAEKQSVIAQIVEVVNTYKIPVDELVEALGGLKVKRKGVKAKPKYQDPVSGAIWSGRGKEPAWIKGKNRAPFEIK, from the coding sequence ATGAGTGAGCAAGCTACGGGTGAGGCGCCAACTGCCCTCACCCCACGTTTGGTCTTCGACAAAGCTCTCGTGGAGGAGTCCGTTCCGGCCTTCCTCCGCAAGGAACGTGGCGAGCCGCGGGAACCAGGGGATCCGGAGAAGCCCATCGTCGTTCAAGAGCCTGAAGTCGCCGCCGCGGTGACCGAACCCGTCAATCACCAGTCTGAAGATCGGCTGGAAGATCTGGTTGAGGCGCCGGCAGAAATCACCGAAGAGGTGTCGGCTCCCGAAGCCGATGCCGAAGCCAGGGAAGAGGATCCCATCGAGGGCCAGAACCTGGACGAACTGTCGGTCGAAGATCTGCAGCGTCAGCAGGAGGAGATCAACCGCAAGATCCAGGAGAAGCGCCAGGCTGAGAAGCAGAGCGTCATTGCCCAGATCGTCGAGGTGGTCAACACCTACAAGATCCCGGTCGACGAACTCGTCGAAGCCCTGGGCGGCCTGAAGGTCAAGCGCAAGGGCGTCAAGGCCAAGCCGAAGTACCAGGATCCGGTCTCCGGAGCCATCTGGTCCGGCCGCGGCAAGGAGCCTGCCTGGATCAAGGGCAAGAACCGAGCTCCCTTCGAGATCAAGTAA
- a CDS encoding AAA family ATPase, with translation MNIQIQPSTAYNLNDGQKAAADAFLEFLFSDDKEFIISGPAGVGKTYLMNYIIDNTMPRYLEMCKLLGIKPEYTEVVMTATTNKAAEVLGKATGRPTQTTASFFNLTVKNDFKTGETFLQQTSKWKVHQKLIIFIDESSMIDTGLWRMLHDGTMDCKLVYVGDRHQLAPVNEDLSPIYKRDSPMVELLQPVRNVNQPALMAICQQLRDTVATGTFKPIKPVPGVIDLFDGPQMQAEIDRTFMKQNSTARILAYTNKRVIEYNDHIRSMRNLPASFQPGEVLVTNSVLHHRHGNIAIEMEVEVLNNHGANRVMIDEEHDVSLDIEVLDLRDQFGDVYQHVALPTNRKHFDDLVKYYGRVKNWTRMFYLKNNFADLRPRDAATVHKSQGSTYETVFVDLGNISTCNIPSQTARMLYVAFSRARSRVVLYGDLAAKYGGLDLS, from the coding sequence ATGAATATCCAGATCCAGCCCAGCACCGCCTACAATCTCAATGACGGCCAGAAGGCCGCGGCAGATGCTTTCCTCGAGTTCCTGTTCAGCGACGACAAGGAGTTCATCATCTCGGGTCCGGCCGGCGTCGGCAAGACCTACCTGATGAACTACATCATCGACAACACGATGCCGCGCTACCTCGAGATGTGCAAGCTGCTCGGCATCAAGCCGGAATACACCGAAGTCGTGATGACGGCGACCACCAACAAGGCGGCCGAGGTGCTCGGCAAGGCCACCGGTCGGCCGACCCAGACGACGGCATCGTTCTTCAACCTGACCGTCAAGAACGACTTCAAGACCGGCGAGACATTCCTGCAGCAGACCTCCAAGTGGAAGGTCCACCAGAAGCTGATCATCTTCATCGACGAATCCTCGATGATCGACACAGGTCTCTGGCGCATGCTCCACGACGGAACCATGGACTGCAAGCTGGTCTATGTCGGCGATCGCCACCAGCTGGCTCCGGTGAACGAGGACCTGTCCCCGATCTACAAGCGCGACTCTCCCATGGTCGAGCTGTTGCAGCCGGTCCGCAACGTCAACCAGCCGGCGCTGATGGCTATCTGCCAGCAGCTGCGCGACACCGTCGCCACCGGAACCTTCAAGCCGATCAAGCCGGTGCCTGGTGTCATCGACCTGTTCGATGGCCCGCAGATGCAGGCCGAGATCGACCGGACCTTCATGAAGCAGAACTCGACGGCCCGAATCCTGGCCTACACCAACAAGCGGGTGATCGAGTACAACGACCACATCCGCAGCATGCGCAACCTGCCGGCGTCGTTCCAGCCAGGCGAAGTCCTGGTCACCAACTCGGTGCTCCACCATCGTCACGGCAACATCGCGATCGAGATGGAAGTCGAGGTGCTCAACAACCACGGCGCCAACCGTGTCATGATCGACGAGGAACACGATGTCAGCCTCGACATCGAAGTCCTGGATCTGCGCGATCAGTTCGGTGACGTCTACCAGCATGTCGCCCTGCCGACCAACCGCAAGCATTTCGACGATCTCGTCAAATACTATGGTCGGGTGAAGAACTGGACGAGAATGTTCTATCTCAAGAACAATTTTGCCGACCTCCGGCCTCGTGATGCGGCCACTGTCCACAAGTCTCAAGGGTCCACCTACGAGACAGTCTTCGTGGATCTTGGTAATATCAGCACATGCAATATTCCGAGCCAGACGGCCCGGATGCTCTATGTTGCGTTTTCACGGGCTCGGAGCAGGGTTGTCCTTTATGGAGACCTTGCAGCCAAGTATGGAGGTCTCGACCTCTCGTAA